Proteins from one Triticum aestivum cultivar Chinese Spring chromosome 7A, IWGSC CS RefSeq v2.1, whole genome shotgun sequence genomic window:
- the LOC123150681 gene encoding anaphase-promoting complex subunit 10 isoform X2, which yields MPHRQSERKNQCLPTLLSLGTATMAMDLQRPQPLHLGFPDPSSLGWAEQPWRRIRSVHGRSTSGSADHGQRPDGGGYRRGCCSALRSLHVSSCASGGQPLLRLRPRGTLIVGGFIFLRSDSVQPHMVNIQFQKNVLLQLVTLYMDFKLDESYTLSKISIWTGDGFHNLKAIPLF from the exons ATGCCTCACCGCCAGTCAGAAAGGAAAAATCAGTGCCTCCCGACCCTTCTCTCGCTGGGCACAGCAACCATGGCGATGGATCTGCAGCGTCCGCAGCCGCTCCACCTCGGGTTCCCTGACCCTTCTTCTCTAGGCTGGGCAGAGCAACCATGGCGGCGGATCCGCAGCGTCCATGGCCGCTCCACCTCGGGCAGCGCGGATCACGGTCAGCGGCCCGATGGAGGCGGGTACCGGCGCGGTTGCTGTTCTGCCCTGCGCTCCCTCCATGTCTCCTCCTGCGCCTCCGGTGGCCAGCCGCTTCTTCGACTCCGGCCTAG GGGCACCCTCATCGTTGGCGGATTTATATTTCTCAGGTCAGACAGTGTGCAGCCACACATggtcaacatccagtttcagaagaATGTACTGCTGCAG CTTGTTACTCTCTACATGGATTTCAAGTTGGATGAGAGCTACACACTGAGCAAGATCTCCATCTGGACTGGCGATGGCTTCCACAATCTCAAGGCAATTCCTCTTTTCTAA
- the LOC123150681 gene encoding uncharacterized protein isoform X1, whose translation MPHRQSERKNQCLPTLLSLGTATMAMDLQRPQPLHLGFPDPSSLGWAEQPWRRIRSVHGRSTSGSADHGQRPDGGGYRRGCCSALRSLHVSSCASGGQPLLRLRPRGTLIVGGFIFLRSDSVQPHMVNIQFQKNVLLQVTTTTQAKSNDKNQLDEGIHSKHIPNLLCVGSFF comes from the exons ATGCCTCACCGCCAGTCAGAAAGGAAAAATCAGTGCCTCCCGACCCTTCTCTCGCTGGGCACAGCAACCATGGCGATGGATCTGCAGCGTCCGCAGCCGCTCCACCTCGGGTTCCCTGACCCTTCTTCTCTAGGCTGGGCAGAGCAACCATGGCGGCGGATCCGCAGCGTCCATGGCCGCTCCACCTCGGGCAGCGCGGATCACGGTCAGCGGCCCGATGGAGGCGGGTACCGGCGCGGTTGCTGTTCTGCCCTGCGCTCCCTCCATGTCTCCTCCTGCGCCTCCGGTGGCCAGCCGCTTCTTCGACTCCGGCCTAG GGGCACCCTCATCGTTGGCGGATTTATATTTCTCAGGTCAGACAGTGTGCAGCCACACATggtcaacatccagtttcagaagaATGTACTGCTGCAGGTAACCACGACGA CGCAGGCGAAGTCGAATGACAAGAACCAGCTAGATGAGGGCATCCATTCGAAACACATACCTAATCTTCTATGTGTGGGATCCTTTTTCTGA